The proteins below come from a single Bordetella genomosp. 11 genomic window:
- a CDS encoding 2-hydroxyacid dehydrogenase produces MHTDTHDTELLMAGPLLPQLMARIEAKYRVHRWWEIADRAAFLARHGSSIRGIATSGRYGATGEMIRSLPALEVIVSFGVGVDPIDMEAARERDVVVANTPGVLDDCVADTALALMLAVSRRICELDRFVRAGRWKNETPPLGRKLGGRRCGILGLGNIGRQIARRAEAFGMDIAYHNRSPRGDVPAHYRYCADVHALARESDILVLSLPGGGATRGLIDEGVIDALGAQGILVNVSRGSVVDQEALVRALREGRLAGAGLDVFENEPEVPAELCAMEQVVLSPHIGSSTVETRQAMADLVFSNLEGWFEQRRVLTPVA; encoded by the coding sequence ATGCACACCGATACCCACGACACCGAACTCCTGATGGCCGGCCCCTTGCTGCCGCAGCTCATGGCCCGCATCGAGGCGAAGTACCGCGTGCACCGCTGGTGGGAAATCGCCGACCGCGCCGCCTTCCTGGCCCGGCACGGGTCCTCCATACGGGGCATCGCCACCAGCGGCCGCTACGGCGCGACCGGCGAAATGATCCGGTCCTTGCCGGCCCTGGAGGTGATCGTCAGCTTCGGCGTGGGCGTGGATCCCATCGATATGGAGGCGGCGCGCGAACGCGATGTCGTCGTGGCCAACACGCCCGGCGTGCTGGACGATTGTGTCGCCGATACGGCGCTGGCGCTGATGCTGGCCGTCTCGAGGCGCATCTGCGAACTGGACCGCTTCGTGCGCGCCGGCCGCTGGAAGAACGAAACCCCGCCCCTGGGGCGCAAGCTCGGCGGCCGCCGCTGCGGCATCCTGGGGCTGGGCAATATCGGCCGGCAGATCGCGCGGCGCGCCGAAGCCTTCGGGATGGACATCGCCTATCACAACCGGTCGCCGCGCGGCGACGTGCCGGCGCATTACCGCTATTGCGCGGACGTGCATGCGCTGGCGCGGGAAAGCGACATCCTGGTGTTGTCGCTGCCCGGGGGCGGTGCGACGCGCGGCCTCATCGACGAAGGCGTCATCGATGCCTTGGGCGCGCAGGGCATCCTGGTCAACGTGTCGCGCGGCAGCGTGGTGGACCAGGAGGCGCTGGTCCGCGCTCTGCGCGAAGGCCGGCTGGCCGGCGCGGGACTGGATGTCTTCGAAAACGAACCGGAGGTGCCGGCGGAGCTCTGCGCCATGGAGCAGGTCGTGCTGTCGCCGCATATCGGCAGCAGCACGGTCGAAACGCGGCAGGCCATGGCCGACCTGGTCTTCTCCAACCTGGAAGGATGGTTCGAACAGCGCCGGGTGCTGACGCCCGTGGCCTGA
- a CDS encoding LysR family transcriptional regulator, producing MDLRQLECFVAVAEELHFGRAAARLCMTQPPLSRQIRLLEQALGVMLLERSSRVVNLTSAGQRFLRDARHLLAYSARAASSARRASGGEAGHITLGFTAVAAYRLMPDWVMKARKLLPDVDIELRERVSTDLGRLLVAGELDAMLARHLPRQDGLAHRLIEREPMVLAVPRHSPLLAYEAVPLRSLHRQPFVAYAPSEGKYFYERIAAALGAAGVEPDYVQHAGQTHTLLGLVRAGLGVGLVPGSARELRLDGVSFLPLARNKLYAEMYLAWRERHDNPALDAFIAQVVQAPAPRR from the coding sequence ATGGACCTGCGCCAACTCGAGTGTTTCGTCGCCGTCGCGGAAGAGCTGCATTTCGGCCGTGCCGCCGCGCGCCTGTGCATGACCCAGCCGCCGCTCAGCCGGCAGATCCGGCTGCTGGAGCAGGCGCTTGGCGTGATGCTGCTGGAACGCAGCAGCCGCGTGGTCAACCTGACCTCCGCGGGCCAACGCTTCCTGCGCGACGCGCGCCATCTGCTGGCGTATTCGGCGCGCGCGGCATCCAGCGCACGCCGCGCCTCCGGCGGCGAGGCCGGGCATATCACGCTGGGATTCACCGCGGTGGCGGCCTACCGCCTGATGCCGGACTGGGTCATGAAAGCGCGCAAACTGCTGCCCGACGTCGACATCGAATTGCGCGAGCGCGTCTCCACGGACCTGGGCCGGCTGCTGGTGGCTGGCGAACTGGACGCCATGCTGGCGCGCCACCTGCCCCGGCAGGACGGCCTGGCGCATCGCCTGATCGAGCGCGAACCCATGGTGCTGGCGGTCCCGCGCCACTCGCCGCTGCTGGCGTACGAGGCCGTGCCGCTGCGCAGCCTGCATCGCCAGCCCTTCGTTGCCTACGCGCCCAGCGAGGGCAAGTATTTCTACGAGCGGATTGCCGCCGCGCTGGGCGCGGCCGGCGTCGAGCCGGACTATGTCCAGCACGCCGGCCAGACGCATACCTTGCTGGGATTGGTGCGCGCGGGGCTGGGCGTCGGGCTGGTGCCCGGCTCGGCGCGCGAACTGCGCCTGGACGGGGTATCGTTCCTGCCACTGGCGCGCAACAAGCTTTACGCCGAGATGTACCTCGCGTGGCGCGAGCGGCACGACAATCCGGCGCTGGATGCCTTCATCGCGCAGGTGGTGCAAGCGCCCGCGCCGCGGCGCTAG
- a CDS encoding Ldh family oxidoreductase, translating to MTAQAQDKTLFTEAELTDLGTRAFVGLGLPEADAAEVARILVLADLFGLSTHGLSRIESYGDRLQVQGINARARVTTQAVAPALRLVDGDNGVGPLVGMHALRAAMEAAESCGVGVAFARGSNHFGPISPYGLIAAQAGYASIIGSNATTTIAPWGGSDARLGNSPLGFGVPNPGGDPFLLDMAMSVVARAKIRNALKRGESIPDTWATDAGGRPTTDPKAALDGFLLPIGGHKGYGLALLVDMFAGVLSNAAYLTHVKSWVDAPDEPQNLGHFFILIDTRRLGSTQWLTDRMNDFAAILHDSPPTDPGQPVIVPGEIELRRMARQRREGIALDAATVALLRQHAAKAPA from the coding sequence ATGACCGCGCAAGCACAAGATAAAACCCTCTTCACCGAGGCGGAACTGACGGACCTGGGAACCCGCGCCTTCGTCGGCCTGGGGCTGCCCGAAGCGGATGCCGCCGAGGTGGCGCGCATCCTGGTGCTGGCGGACCTGTTCGGCCTGTCCACGCACGGCCTGAGCCGCATCGAATCGTATGGCGACCGTCTGCAAGTGCAGGGCATCAATGCACGCGCCCGCGTGACCACGCAGGCCGTCGCGCCGGCCCTGCGCCTGGTGGACGGCGACAATGGAGTGGGGCCGCTGGTGGGCATGCACGCGCTGCGCGCCGCGATGGAGGCGGCCGAATCCTGCGGGGTAGGGGTGGCGTTCGCGCGCGGCAGCAACCATTTCGGTCCGATCTCGCCATACGGCCTGATCGCCGCGCAGGCCGGCTACGCCAGCATCATCGGCAGCAATGCCACCACCACCATCGCGCCATGGGGCGGCAGCGACGCCCGCCTGGGCAACAGCCCCCTGGGCTTCGGCGTGCCGAATCCGGGCGGCGATCCTTTCCTGCTGGACATGGCGATGAGCGTCGTGGCGCGCGCCAAGATCCGCAATGCGCTCAAGCGTGGCGAGTCCATACCGGACACCTGGGCCACCGACGCGGGCGGCCGTCCCACCACCGACCCCAAGGCGGCCCTGGATGGCTTCCTGCTGCCCATCGGCGGCCACAAGGGCTACGGCCTGGCCTTGCTGGTGGACATGTTCGCCGGCGTGCTGTCCAACGCGGCCTACCTGACGCACGTGAAGTCCTGGGTGGACGCACCGGACGAGCCGCAGAACCTGGGGCATTTCTTCATTCTGATCGATACCCGCCGCCTGGGGTCCACCCAGTGGCTGACCGACCGGATGAACGATTTCGCCGCCATCCTGCACGACAGCCCGCCTACCGATCCGGGGCAGCCCGTCATCGTTCCCGGCGAGATCGAGCTGCGCCGGATGGCGCGCCAGCGCCGGGAAGGTATCGCACTGGACGCCGCCACGGTGGCGCTGCTGCGCCAGCACGCCGCCAAGGCGCCGGCCTGA
- a CDS encoding alpha/beta fold hydrolase — MTRMQQQRDASAAIPAAMGRFADYAAARHVSERLAVAPGIDIAYVVDDYTDGWRHAPVVMLLHGVAESAEAFLGWVPQLARRCRVIRVDLRGHGLSSPVDEHDVLSIADMADDIDAVARRIGAPVHVVGAKLGAQIGLELAQRAVPWMASLTLAGVLISPGGALGKWVDEWLGLIDRSGVEGWARATMPGRMGTALAPDAMQWWTRYMALAPTATVKACIRMFPRLAEPARLESIACPTQVVVAVQPEKPGAYDQRQPVAEVRRWQTRIPGSELVELQADSYHIAATHPDACAAIALRFIERISS; from the coding sequence ATGACCCGCATGCAGCAACAGCGCGACGCGTCCGCGGCGATTCCCGCCGCCATGGGCCGGTTCGCGGACTACGCCGCGGCCCGCCACGTTTCCGAACGCCTGGCCGTGGCGCCCGGCATCGACATCGCCTATGTGGTGGACGACTATACCGACGGCTGGCGCCATGCACCGGTGGTGATGCTGCTGCACGGCGTGGCGGAATCCGCGGAGGCCTTCCTGGGCTGGGTGCCCCAGCTGGCGCGGCGTTGCCGCGTCATCCGCGTGGACCTGCGCGGCCATGGGCTGTCCTCGCCGGTGGACGAGCACGACGTGCTGTCGATCGCCGACATGGCTGACGATATCGACGCCGTGGCGCGGCGGATCGGTGCGCCGGTGCATGTGGTCGGCGCCAAACTGGGCGCGCAGATCGGGCTGGAGCTGGCGCAACGCGCGGTGCCCTGGATGGCCTCGCTGACCCTGGCGGGCGTGCTGATTTCGCCGGGTGGCGCGTTGGGCAAATGGGTGGATGAATGGCTGGGCCTGATCGACCGGTCGGGCGTGGAAGGGTGGGCGCGCGCGACGATGCCCGGCCGCATGGGCACGGCGCTGGCGCCGGATGCCATGCAATGGTGGACCCGCTACATGGCCCTGGCCCCCACGGCAACCGTGAAGGCCTGCATCCGCATGTTTCCCCGCTTGGCCGAACCCGCGCGGCTGGAGTCCATCGCCTGTCCCACCCAGGTCGTGGTGGCGGTGCAGCCGGAAAAGCCGGGGGCCTACGACCAGCGCCAACCGGTCGCGGAAGTACGCCGCTGGCAGACCCGTATTCCGGGATCGGAACTGGTGGAGCTGCAGGCCGATTCCTATCACATCGCCGCCACGCACCCCGACGCGTGCGCGGCCATCGCTCTACGTTTCATAGAAAGGATTTCATCATGA
- a CDS encoding Bug family tripartite tricarboxylate transporter substrate binding protein — translation MRKTLGCLALFALAWVSAGARADTYPSKPIRVIVPYVAGGAADITARVMAQKMSMSMGVALVVENKPGANGMIGTDFVAKAAPDGYTLLLDASGPLVVNPSLYARKTPYDPLKDFAPISQIASYQYVLVVPQKSTIRSLDDLVAQARAHPGQLSYGSAGVGAGGHLAGELLALMTHTQMVHVPYKGNAQALTDVLSGQLSFTFDTVVTSVPQIQAGRLRPYAVSGPHRAAVLPDIPTMEELGYKGFSITQFQGLLAPAGTDPRIVARLHDEVVKASRDPDVVRKLVTEGGNDMVAGTPEEFAAQIRSDLELYRKLIQEANIPKQ, via the coding sequence ATGCGTAAAACCCTGGGATGCCTGGCCTTGTTCGCGCTTGCGTGGGTCAGTGCCGGCGCGCGCGCCGATACCTACCCGAGCAAGCCCATCCGCGTCATCGTGCCCTATGTCGCGGGCGGCGCGGCCGACATCACCGCGCGCGTCATGGCGCAGAAGATGTCCATGAGCATGGGCGTCGCGCTGGTGGTCGAGAACAAGCCCGGCGCCAACGGCATGATAGGCACCGACTTCGTCGCCAAGGCCGCGCCGGACGGCTATACGCTGCTGCTCGACGCCAGCGGGCCGCTGGTGGTGAATCCTTCCTTGTATGCGCGCAAGACGCCCTACGATCCGCTGAAAGACTTCGCGCCCATATCGCAGATCGCCAGCTACCAGTACGTGCTGGTCGTCCCGCAAAAATCCACCATCCGCAGCCTGGACGACCTGGTCGCGCAGGCACGCGCGCATCCGGGACAACTGAGCTACGGTTCCGCCGGCGTGGGCGCGGGCGGCCATCTGGCCGGCGAGCTGCTGGCCTTGATGACGCATACGCAGATGGTGCATGTGCCGTACAAGGGCAACGCGCAGGCCCTGACCGACGTGTTGAGCGGGCAGTTGTCCTTCACCTTCGATACCGTGGTGACATCGGTGCCGCAGATCCAGGCCGGCCGGCTGCGGCCTTACGCGGTATCGGGACCGCATCGCGCCGCTGTCCTGCCCGATATCCCCACCATGGAAGAGTTGGGCTATAAAGGCTTTTCGATCACCCAGTTCCAGGGACTGCTGGCGCCGGCGGGTACCGATCCGCGGATCGTCGCCCGCCTGCACGACGAAGTCGTCAAGGCGTCGCGCGATCCCGACGTGGTGCGCAAGCTGGTCACCGAAGGCGGCAACGATATGGTGGCCGGCACGCCGGAGGAATTCGCCGCGCAGATCCGGTCCGACCTGGAGCTCTATCGCAAGCTGATCCAGGAAGCCAACATACCCAAACAATGA
- a CDS encoding Bug family tripartite tricarboxylate transporter substrate binding protein, with protein MKTHPMARLRARLLTAAFALTAILPGAGRAADDFPSRPISLIVPFSPGGGTDISARLLASALGQHMNASVVVDNRPGAGGQIAADLVARAAPDGYTLLFANSGMLAINPWLYKLHSDPAKAFVPVSMFSDLPFVLVVPTALQAKSVGELVAMARSQPGAHTFASSGTGGAPHLAGEIFQQATGVQLTHVPYKGGGPAMTDLMAGRVDMLFASVLETVTYVNAGKLRALAVTGPARSPVMPDVPTLDEAGVHNAQTGSWTAVLAPAGTPQAIVDKLSLAIRQVAALPDVKEKLVSQGAVPHGSTPQELAELAARERARYGDIIKQRNLHVD; from the coding sequence ATGAAGACCCATCCCATGGCGCGCCTGCGTGCGCGCTTGCTGACGGCCGCCTTCGCGCTGACCGCGATCCTGCCGGGTGCCGGCCGTGCCGCCGACGATTTTCCCTCCCGTCCCATCAGCCTGATCGTGCCGTTTTCGCCGGGCGGGGGCACGGATATTTCGGCGCGCCTGCTGGCCTCGGCACTGGGCCAGCACATGAATGCTTCCGTGGTGGTGGACAACCGGCCGGGCGCGGGCGGGCAGATCGCCGCCGACCTGGTGGCACGCGCGGCGCCGGACGGCTACACGCTGCTGTTCGCCAATTCCGGCATGCTGGCGATCAATCCCTGGCTGTACAAGCTGCACAGCGATCCGGCCAAGGCCTTCGTTCCCGTGTCGATGTTTTCCGATTTGCCCTTCGTCCTGGTGGTGCCGACCGCGCTGCAGGCCAAGTCCGTCGGGGAACTCGTCGCGATGGCCCGGTCGCAGCCAGGCGCGCATACCTTTGCCAGTTCGGGTACCGGCGGCGCGCCTCACCTGGCAGGAGAAATTTTCCAGCAGGCCACCGGTGTGCAGCTGACCCACGTGCCCTACAAGGGCGGCGGACCGGCCATGACGGATCTGATGGCCGGCCGCGTCGACATGCTGTTCGCATCGGTGCTGGAGACGGTCACGTATGTGAATGCCGGCAAACTGCGCGCGCTGGCGGTGACCGGCCCGGCGCGATCGCCGGTCATGCCGGACGTTCCCACGCTGGACGAAGCGGGCGTGCACAATGCGCAGACGGGCTCATGGACCGCCGTGCTGGCGCCCGCGGGGACGCCGCAGGCCATCGTGGATAAACTGTCGCTGGCCATACGCCAGGTGGCCGCCTTGCCGGACGTCAAGGAAAAGCTGGTCTCGCAAGGCGCGGTGCCGCACGGTTCCACGCCCCAGGAACTGGCCGAGCTTGCCGCTCGCGAACGCGCGCGCTATGGCGATATCATCAAACAACGCAATCTGCACGTCGATTAG
- a CDS encoding maleate cis-trans isomerase family protein, whose protein sequence is MMGWRGRIGFLVPPGNPTVEPEMQQLVPRGVSLHFTRMVAHGLTGAHAGQEDRNRTQIAHIPENVELLAMVKPGVIVMAHTATSYTLGRQGEADLVARMEKQYGIPFITAFGSVLAAFKHLGIERVAYATPYNAETTLQGKAHLESCGMNVVAHGILPGVVNIYDETPERAYALGRQVDHPDAQALFLSGVGMPTVDAINLLERDLGKPVISSATAMMWNALRVIGVRDTAPDGGALLGAASVAAKRP, encoded by the coding sequence ATGATGGGATGGCGCGGCCGCATCGGCTTTCTGGTTCCTCCGGGCAATCCGACCGTGGAGCCCGAGATGCAGCAACTGGTGCCCAGGGGCGTGTCCCTGCACTTCACGCGCATGGTGGCCCACGGGCTGACCGGCGCGCACGCGGGACAGGAAGACCGCAATCGCACGCAGATCGCGCACATCCCGGAGAACGTCGAACTGCTGGCCATGGTCAAGCCCGGCGTCATCGTCATGGCGCATACCGCCACCAGCTATACGCTGGGCCGGCAGGGCGAGGCCGATCTGGTCGCGCGCATGGAGAAGCAGTATGGCATCCCGTTCATTACCGCCTTCGGCAGCGTGCTGGCGGCGTTCAAACACCTGGGAATCGAGCGCGTGGCCTATGCCACGCCCTATAACGCGGAAACGACGCTGCAGGGCAAGGCGCACCTGGAGTCCTGCGGCATGAACGTGGTCGCCCACGGCATCTTGCCGGGTGTGGTGAACATCTACGACGAAACGCCGGAGCGCGCATACGCCCTGGGCAGGCAGGTGGACCACCCCGACGCGCAGGCGCTGTTCCTGAGCGGTGTCGGCATGCCCACGGTGGATGCCATCAACCTATTGGAACGCGACCTGGGCAAGCCGGTGATCTCCAGCGCGACGGCGATGATGTGGAATGCGCTGCGTGTCATCGGCGTGCGCGATACGGCGCCCGATGGCGGCGCGCTGCTGGGCGCGGCAAGCGTGGCGGCCAAACGGCCTTGA
- a CDS encoding ABC transporter substrate-binding protein, with translation MSLDPQVLAKFIPTGRLRASINVGNPILARRDDGPGGAAGVSVDLARAFAKRLGVELELVVFDSAGKSVDAVTAEQADIGFFAIDPVRGAGINFTDAYVLIEGAYLVREDSPLRERAEVDRPGIRVTVGKGSAYDLYLTRELKQAEIVRAPTSPAVVDFFVAEKTEVAAGVKQQLEADMQRVPGLRLLPGSFMVIRQAMGMPKGRGDAAANELRAFVEEMKASGFVAEALKRHRIEGAAVAPAAA, from the coding sequence ATGTCGCTTGATCCGCAAGTCCTTGCCAAATTCATTCCCACCGGCCGCCTGCGCGCGTCCATCAACGTCGGCAATCCCATCCTGGCGCGCCGCGACGACGGCCCGGGCGGTGCGGCCGGCGTGTCCGTCGACCTGGCGCGCGCCTTCGCCAAGCGCCTGGGCGTGGAGCTGGAACTGGTGGTCTTCGATAGCGCCGGCAAATCGGTAGACGCGGTGACGGCCGAGCAGGCGGACATCGGCTTTTTCGCCATCGATCCGGTGCGCGGCGCCGGTATCAATTTCACCGACGCCTATGTGCTTATCGAAGGCGCCTACCTGGTGCGCGAAGACTCGCCGCTGCGCGAGCGCGCGGAGGTAGACCGTCCCGGCATCCGCGTCACGGTGGGCAAAGGCAGCGCGTATGACCTGTACCTGACGCGCGAACTGAAGCAGGCTGAAATCGTGCGCGCGCCCACGTCGCCGGCGGTGGTCGATTTCTTCGTTGCCGAAAAGACCGAGGTCGCGGCCGGCGTGAAGCAGCAGCTGGAAGCCGATATGCAGCGCGTCCCGGGGCTGCGCCTGCTGCCGGGCAGCTTCATGGTGATCCGCCAGGCGATGGGCATGCCCAAGGGCCGTGGCGATGCCGCGGCCAATGAACTGCGCGCCTTCGTCGAGGAAATGAAAGCCAGCGGTTTCGTGGCCGAGGCCCTGAAGCGCCACCGCATCGAAGGCGCCGCCGTGGCTCCCGCCGCGGCCTGA
- a CDS encoding ornithine cyclodeaminase family protein codes for MVLYLNESDVRQLLTMSRAVDEVERAFSAHGRGQAFDVPRRRTRQPGGHLHILQAAAPEIGYIGYKAYYNRPGKPLNTLLHMMNYEQGNTEAIIESDWLGRIRTGAATGVAARYLARQDARILGLFGYGRHARTQLEAVCAVRDIAEVKVFGRNEDGVRAFCEEMSQRVSARVRPAQSREEAVRGSDIIVTMTRASEPLFDGRWLEPGQFVAATGSNALDRREIDTETVRRADLIVVDSREVAQGECGDLLPAYENGLIYWENLADMGGVVAGRWPGRTSDAQITLFESHGMAVQDLYAGAAILAAARERGMGTSLPMGPSGP; via the coding sequence ATGGTGCTCTACTTGAACGAGTCGGACGTGCGTCAACTGCTGACGATGTCCAGGGCGGTCGACGAAGTCGAACGCGCGTTTTCCGCGCATGGCCGCGGCCAGGCTTTCGATGTGCCGCGCCGCCGCACGCGCCAGCCCGGCGGCCATCTGCACATCCTGCAGGCGGCCGCGCCGGAGATCGGCTACATCGGCTACAAGGCCTATTACAACCGGCCCGGCAAGCCGCTGAATACCCTGCTGCACATGATGAACTACGAGCAGGGCAATACCGAAGCCATCATCGAATCCGACTGGCTGGGACGCATACGTACCGGGGCGGCGACGGGCGTGGCGGCACGCTACCTGGCGCGCCAGGACGCGCGCATCCTGGGCCTGTTCGGCTACGGCCGCCACGCGCGCACGCAGCTGGAAGCCGTGTGCGCCGTGCGGGATATCGCCGAAGTCAAGGTATTCGGCCGCAACGAAGACGGCGTGCGCGCCTTCTGCGAAGAAATGTCCCAGCGTGTCTCGGCCCGCGTGCGTCCGGCGCAATCGCGCGAGGAAGCGGTGCGCGGCTCGGACATCATCGTCACCATGACGCGCGCGTCCGAACCTTTGTTCGACGGACGCTGGCTGGAGCCCGGGCAGTTCGTGGCGGCGACGGGATCCAACGCCCTGGACCGGCGCGAGATCGATACGGAAACCGTGCGGCGCGCCGACCTGATCGTCGTGGATTCGCGCGAGGTCGCGCAAGGCGAATGCGGCGACCTGCTGCCTGCCTACGAAAACGGCCTGATCTATTGGGAGAACCTGGCCGATATGGGCGGTGTCGTCGCCGGCCGCTGGCCCGGCCGTACCTCGGATGCGCAGATCACATTGTTCGAGTCGCACGGCATGGCGGTGCAGGACCTGTACGCGGGCGCCGCGATATTGGCCGCCGCGCGCGAACGCGGCATGGGCACATCCCTGCCCATGGGGCCGTCCGGACCCTGA
- a CDS encoding MBL fold metallo-hydrolase: protein MYQLDVLINGYPGRSLFHGSLGWSTTTLLRGEGRNILVDVGAFGARHLLKKQLTELRMNAADITDVVLTHAHYDHSVNFTLFPNATVWIGDRELEWAAAQPPGFDPLPELYVRELTVSPRVRRIADGERFLPGFTAIVAPGHTPGHLLFTVSGAAQPLLFTGDAAKNRAELLSMTVNDTYDMPTSRATLELIWATWRRQPDTLLIPGHDLCMRLDDKGEPVYVGERRAAMNAWFGENLEPTVIDLCCGGETARYSA, encoded by the coding sequence ATGTACCAACTCGATGTCCTGATCAACGGCTATCCCGGGCGCAGCCTGTTCCACGGCAGCCTGGGCTGGAGCACCACCACGCTTTTGCGCGGCGAAGGCCGCAATATCCTCGTGGACGTAGGGGCTTTCGGCGCGCGCCATCTGCTGAAGAAGCAGTTGACCGAACTGCGCATGAACGCCGCCGATATCACCGACGTGGTGTTGACGCACGCCCACTACGATCATTCGGTCAACTTCACCCTGTTTCCCAATGCCACGGTGTGGATCGGCGACCGCGAGCTGGAATGGGCCGCGGCGCAGCCGCCCGGCTTCGATCCGCTGCCGGAGCTGTACGTGCGCGAGCTCACGGTGTCGCCGCGGGTGCGGCGCATCGCCGACGGCGAACGGTTCCTGCCGGGCTTCACCGCCATCGTCGCGCCGGGCCATACGCCAGGCCATCTGCTGTTCACCGTGTCCGGCGCGGCGCAGCCGCTGCTGTTCACCGGCGATGCCGCGAAAAACCGTGCCGAGCTTCTCAGCATGACGGTCAACGATACCTACGACATGCCGACCAGCCGCGCGACGCTGGAGCTGATCTGGGCGACCTGGCGGCGGCAGCCGGATACCTTGCTGATTCCCGGACACGATCTGTGCATGCGGCTGGACGACAAGGGCGAGCCCGTCTATGTCGGCGAGCGGCGCGCCGCCATGAATGCCTGGTTCGGCGAAAACCTGGAACCGACCGTTATCGATCTATGCTGCGGCGGCGAGACGGCCCGCTACAGCGCCTGA
- a CDS encoding Bug family tripartite tricarboxylate transporter substrate binding protein: MKLASLLAAGAAALAVGTAAHAAYPDRPIHVIVPFPPGGSTDVVTRIVVAKAQELLGQNIIVENRGGAGSIIGSDYVAKAAPDGYTLLVGQTAFAVNASLREKLPYDTVKDFTPIALMADHPGVFLAQYTKPYNTFKEFIAYTKAHPGKVVYSSAGTGSWPHLAMAMLAKDAGLQMVHVPYQGTGPAKADLIAGRVDVKIEAYATSMGMVKDGKLKVLAVTSAQRDPMLPDVPTIAELGYPGYETSYWIGLLGPAKLPPDIAAKLEKVFMQAVNDPEVKQKLDAQTIHPHALPAKDLEALIHKEIDKWAAVIKDSNIDKQ, translated from the coding sequence ATGAAACTGGCCAGCCTCTTGGCGGCGGGCGCCGCCGCGCTTGCCGTCGGCACCGCCGCGCACGCCGCCTATCCGGACCGCCCCATCCACGTCATCGTGCCATTCCCGCCGGGCGGCTCCACCGACGTGGTCACGCGTATCGTCGTGGCCAAGGCGCAGGAGCTGCTGGGGCAGAACATCATCGTGGAGAATCGCGGCGGCGCGGGCAGCATCATCGGCTCCGACTATGTCGCCAAGGCAGCGCCGGATGGCTATACGCTGCTGGTGGGCCAGACCGCCTTCGCGGTGAACGCCTCGCTGCGCGAGAAGCTTCCCTACGATACCGTCAAGGATTTCACTCCCATCGCGCTGATGGCCGATCATCCGGGCGTATTCCTGGCGCAGTACACCAAGCCGTACAACACCTTCAAGGAATTCATCGCCTATACCAAGGCCCATCCCGGCAAGGTCGTGTATTCGTCCGCCGGCACCGGTAGCTGGCCGCATCTGGCCATGGCCATGCTGGCCAAGGACGCGGGCCTGCAAATGGTGCACGTGCCGTACCAGGGCACGGGACCGGCCAAGGCCGACCTGATCGCCGGCCGGGTGGACGTCAAGATCGAGGCCTATGCCACGTCGATGGGCATGGTCAAGGACGGCAAGCTGAAGGTCCTGGCCGTGACCAGCGCGCAGCGCGATCCCATGTTGCCCGACGTGCCCACCATCGCGGAACTGGGCTATCCCGGCTACGAGACGTCGTATTGGATCGGTCTGCTGGGACCGGCCAAATTGCCGCCCGATATCGCCGCCAAACTGGAAAAGGTCTTTATGCAGGCCGTGAACGACCCCGAGGTCAAGCAGAAGCTGGATGCGCAGACCATCCATCCGCACGCGCTGCCGGCCAAGGACCTGGAGGCGCTGATCCACAAGGAAATCGACAAGTGGGCGGCGGTGATCAAGGACAGCAACATCGACAAGCAATAA